Proteins encoded within one genomic window of Couchioplanes caeruleus:
- a CDS encoding fibronectin type III domain-containing protein → MLAVSLTVVAMAAAAAPESPADDGGIAADKLTAMFHRYGDTSGTWLGADRTASVPLPDSRTLWLFSDTFLGSPGADGSRPRTSALIHNSAIIQTGTELGPLRAGGTPARPDSLVPTESDDEFHWVGDAAVTAGTVQVLVNRYRRTGAGPLDHKLTGTGLTTFELPGPSPGTVRELPLGTRVSWGSEVMPDGEWTYVYGTEAAGAMKFAHLARVHGTDLTRSWEFWTGTRWSTAEAESARLLSGVGTNYGVRRVGSHYVLVTHENNLTFSADFVAYTAKSPAGPFGGPHYLFSAPEVRAGHIVYDADLHLHLARKGRLLISYNVNNLDEAVTYADASIYRPRFVEVEWPPAGSSARRPAAPQGLTASADGAGTAALAWQPVRGDGITYRIYRRDVTDGQTHFVRLPGEGPGPATSFHSDFLVNGHDYEFAVTAVAGHRESPLSATATMRATVPPPGAPTGVRAESRPDGRVTVHWEPIPFVQLFKVFGRDLTAGQETASPAGAYPGLSATIGPLRHGHRYDITVVAVGGGGDSKPSPPVRVTATVAKPPAPGRPTAEAQADGSIHLAWQQAAPEIGYRIYRRDLTRGETRWGPPGLAMGTTFETGPLTHAHEYEFAVAAVNDGGESAWSPTVTATANVAAPDEVPSRLKAEAGPGLVELTWQSTGSAWYWLFRRDVTAGEREFVREEVPVEGTEATVHNLIDGHVYEFQVAAFSDGGVGPRSTAVEVRLPASMPTRIVARSDRAGVATVTWQENRAGLLYRIQLRDASAGEDWRFDPFPVSGNRFETAMLTSGHRYEFRLVLPDESFSPIAATTVK, encoded by the coding sequence GTGCTGGCGGTCTCGCTGACGGTGGTGGCCATGGCGGCGGCAGCCGCACCGGAGTCACCGGCCGATGACGGCGGGATCGCCGCCGACAAGCTGACCGCGATGTTCCACCGGTACGGCGACACCTCGGGCACCTGGCTCGGCGCCGACCGGACGGCCTCGGTGCCGCTGCCGGACAGCCGGACCCTCTGGCTCTTCTCCGACACGTTCCTCGGGAGCCCGGGCGCGGACGGCTCCCGGCCCCGCACCTCCGCGCTGATCCACAACTCGGCGATCATCCAGACCGGCACGGAACTCGGCCCGCTGCGCGCCGGCGGTACGCCCGCAAGGCCGGATTCGCTGGTGCCCACCGAGTCGGACGACGAATTCCACTGGGTCGGCGACGCCGCGGTCACCGCGGGCACCGTGCAGGTGCTGGTGAACCGGTATCGGCGTACCGGGGCCGGGCCGCTGGACCACAAGCTGACCGGCACCGGGCTGACCACCTTCGAGCTGCCCGGCCCGTCACCCGGCACGGTCCGGGAGTTGCCGCTGGGCACCCGCGTCTCGTGGGGTTCCGAGGTGATGCCGGACGGAGAGTGGACGTACGTCTACGGCACCGAGGCGGCCGGTGCCATGAAGTTCGCGCACCTGGCCCGGGTGCACGGCACGGACCTCACGCGCTCCTGGGAGTTCTGGACCGGCACGAGGTGGTCCACCGCGGAGGCCGAGTCGGCGCGGCTGCTCAGCGGCGTCGGGACGAACTACGGCGTACGCCGGGTCGGCAGCCACTACGTCCTGGTCACCCACGAGAACAATCTGACCTTCAGCGCAGACTTCGTGGCGTACACCGCGAAGTCGCCCGCTGGGCCGTTCGGCGGGCCGCACTACCTGTTCAGCGCGCCCGAAGTCCGGGCCGGGCACATCGTCTACGACGCCGACCTGCACCTCCACCTGGCCCGCAAGGGCCGGCTGCTGATCTCTTACAACGTCAACAACCTGGACGAGGCGGTCACCTACGCCGACGCAAGCATCTACCGGCCTCGGTTCGTCGAGGTCGAGTGGCCACCGGCCGGCTCCTCGGCCCGACGCCCGGCGGCGCCGCAGGGACTCACCGCCTCCGCCGACGGCGCCGGCACCGCCGCCCTGGCCTGGCAGCCGGTGCGCGGCGACGGCATCACCTACCGGATCTACCGGCGCGACGTCACGGACGGGCAGACCCATTTCGTACGCCTGCCCGGCGAAGGGCCCGGCCCGGCGACGAGTTTCCATTCGGACTTCCTGGTCAACGGGCACGACTACGAGTTCGCGGTGACCGCCGTGGCCGGTCACCGGGAGAGCCCGCTGTCGGCCACCGCGACGATGCGGGCCACCGTGCCACCCCCGGGCGCCCCGACCGGGGTGCGCGCCGAGTCCCGACCGGACGGTCGGGTCACCGTGCACTGGGAGCCGATCCCCTTCGTCCAGCTGTTCAAAGTGTTCGGACGGGACCTCACTGCCGGACAGGAGACGGCGTCGCCGGCCGGCGCGTACCCCGGCCTGAGCGCCACGATCGGACCGCTGCGGCACGGCCACCGGTACGACATCACGGTCGTGGCCGTCGGCGGCGGCGGCGACAGCAAGCCGTCCCCGCCCGTACGCGTCACGGCCACCGTGGCCAAGCCGCCGGCACCCGGCCGGCCCACCGCCGAGGCGCAAGCCGACGGCTCGATCCATCTGGCCTGGCAGCAGGCCGCGCCGGAGATCGGCTACCGGATCTACCGACGCGACCTGACCCGGGGCGAGACCCGGTGGGGGCCGCCGGGCCTGGCGATGGGCACCACCTTCGAGACCGGCCCGCTGACCCACGCCCACGAGTACGAGTTCGCGGTCGCGGCGGTCAACGACGGCGGGGAGAGCGCGTGGTCGCCGACGGTGACCGCCACGGCGAATGTCGCCGCCCCGGACGAGGTGCCATCGCGGCTCAAGGCCGAGGCCGGCCCCGGCCTCGTCGAGCTGACCTGGCAGTCCACCGGCTCGGCCTGGTACTGGCTGTTCCGGCGGGACGTGACCGCCGGCGAGCGGGAGTTCGTCCGCGAGGAGGTACCGGTCGAGGGCACCGAGGCGACCGTGCACAACCTGATCGACGGCCATGTGTACGAGTTCCAGGTGGCCGCGTTCAGCGACGGCGGCGTCGGGCCCCGGTCCACGGCGGTCGAGGTGCGCCTCCCCGCGTCCATGCCGACCCGGATCGTGGCCCGTAGTGACAGGGCCGGGGTCGCCACCGTCACCTGGCAGGAGAACCGCGCCGGGCTGCTGTACCGGATCCAGCTGCGGGATGCGAGCGCCGGCGAGGACTGGCGTTTCGACCCGTTCCCGGTGTCCGGCAACCGCTTCGAGACGGCCATGCTGACCAGCGGGCACCGGTACGAGTTCCGGCTCGTGCTGCCGGACGAGTCGTTCTCGCCGATCGCCGCCACCACGGTGAAGTGA
- a CDS encoding catalase family protein, with the protein MRFVKYDEYPQHVPADFAEELAHLVGMVAQRTRDSVERQKAGRAVRTAHGKTYGLARAVVTIPEVEPEYAQGIYATPGTFEAVVRYSNGLGHLRADPFLGPACGMGIKMFGVPGRSLLADEADDTTFDYNLINNTTFFCNTVKDYLVIEPLFAQLPDALVSPETRRAWLHDFVTRAGVLSPDTWLWDELLSMLSFTSIPRKNLMLYTYWSMGAFRHGDYIAKIRAIPTQTSAAGVTHPTVDVAADPEAYRNTLVAELGERAHSFELQAQLCTDLDLMPVENTSREWPERLSPFVTVARIDIPRQDISSDDNLAIADTTSITPWRVREEHRPLGEINRVREEVYRQSSIIRHALNNQPRREPTSGHQLLG; encoded by the coding sequence ATGAGGTTCGTCAAGTACGACGAGTACCCCCAGCACGTTCCGGCCGACTTCGCCGAGGAACTGGCCCATCTGGTCGGCATGGTGGCGCAACGCACGCGGGACTCGGTCGAGAGGCAGAAGGCCGGTCGGGCGGTGCGCACCGCCCACGGCAAGACGTACGGCCTGGCCCGGGCGGTCGTCACGATCCCCGAGGTGGAGCCCGAGTACGCCCAGGGCATCTATGCCACGCCGGGCACCTTCGAGGCCGTCGTGCGCTACTCCAACGGGCTGGGCCACTTGCGCGCGGACCCGTTCCTCGGCCCCGCGTGCGGCATGGGAATCAAGATGTTCGGCGTGCCCGGACGGTCGCTGCTGGCCGACGAAGCGGACGACACCACATTCGACTACAACCTGATCAACAACACCACCTTCTTCTGCAACACGGTGAAGGACTATCTGGTCATCGAACCACTGTTCGCGCAACTCCCCGACGCCCTGGTGTCCCCGGAGACCCGCCGAGCGTGGCTGCACGACTTCGTGACCCGCGCCGGGGTTCTCTCACCGGACACATGGCTCTGGGACGAGCTGCTGTCGATGCTGTCGTTCACCTCGATTCCGCGCAAGAACCTGATGCTGTACACGTACTGGAGCATGGGTGCGTTCCGGCACGGCGACTACATTGCCAAGATCCGGGCGATCCCCACCCAGACCTCCGCGGCCGGCGTGACCCACCCGACCGTGGACGTGGCCGCCGATCCCGAGGCCTACCGCAACACGCTCGTTGCGGAGTTGGGCGAGCGCGCCCACAGCTTCGAGCTGCAAGCCCAGCTCTGCACCGATCTCGACCTCATGCCGGTGGAGAACACCTCGCGCGAGTGGCCCGAACGGCTCTCGCCGTTCGTGACCGTGGCGCGCATCGACATTCCGCGCCAGGACATCTCCTCGGACGACAACCTCGCCATCGCGGACACCACCTCCATCACCCCCTGGCGGGTGCGCGAGGAACACCGTCCCCTCGGCGAGATCAACCGGGTGCGCGAGGAGGTCTACCGACAGTCGTCCATCATCCGGCACGCGCTCAACAACCAGCCGCGCCGCGAGCCGACCAGCGGCCATCAGTTGCTGGGCTGA
- a CDS encoding helix-turn-helix domain-containing protein, with amino-acid sequence MIDPRHVGCRAGGRTNREIADRLVVSVGTAESHLGRVYHKLGVRPPFADTWI; translated from the coding sequence GTGATCGATCCTCGGCACGTCGGCTGCAGGGCCGGCGGCCGGACCAACCGCGAGATCGCCGACCGGCTCGTCGTCTCGGTCGGCACCGCAGAGAGCCACCTGGGCCGGGTGTACCACAAACTCGGCGTCCGTCCGCCGTTCGCCGACACCTGGATCTGA
- a CDS encoding FAD-dependent monooxygenase has protein sequence MVSAGNAVVLGASMAGLIAARVLSDAYDTVTIIDRDTLPETAAARRGVPQSRQLHVLLAQGRRALVELFDGLSDELSAAGAPQVDLHNQVHWCNDGYPMRRAASDLIGVGISRPLLEATVRARVRKLANVRFFPPAEATALLHTDDRSRITGVLATLRTGTEYRLHADLVVDACGRASRSPVWLAELGYPAPAEQRVPVDVTYVTRTYERDARHLGGLLGALTNAVPGRPRTGIVAAQEDGRFAVALSGMLGEQPPLDDEGFTRFAESLGMPVISRLVRDAAPVGSPARMRFPASVRRRYERLRRFPLGYLVVGDAICSFNPLYGQGMTVAATEGLLLRSLLQGGPDRLARRFFRGAGKLIDGPWSIAVGTDLRFPEVPGPRSPRVRLINAYVHRLHAAARTDAVLGAAFLRVLNLVDPPTRLLRPAIVRRVFRARLRRSDD, from the coding sequence ATGGTCTCCGCAGGCAACGCCGTGGTGCTCGGCGCCAGCATGGCCGGGCTGATTGCCGCTCGGGTGCTGAGCGATGCGTACGACACGGTCACGATCATCGACCGGGACACGTTGCCCGAGACGGCAGCGGCGCGGAGGGGGGTCCCGCAGTCCCGCCAACTGCACGTGCTGCTGGCGCAAGGCCGGCGAGCGCTCGTTGAGCTCTTTGACGGCCTCAGCGACGAATTGAGCGCCGCCGGCGCGCCGCAGGTCGACCTGCACAATCAGGTGCACTGGTGCAATGACGGCTACCCGATGCGCCGAGCCGCTTCGGACCTGATCGGTGTGGGGATCAGCCGCCCGCTGCTGGAAGCCACGGTGCGCGCCCGGGTACGGAAACTGGCGAACGTCCGTTTCTTCCCGCCCGCCGAGGCGACCGCGCTGTTGCACACCGACGACCGCAGCCGGATCACCGGTGTGCTTGCGACGCTGCGCACCGGCACCGAGTATCGCCTCCACGCCGACCTGGTGGTCGACGCCTGCGGCCGGGCGTCGCGCAGCCCGGTGTGGCTGGCCGAACTCGGTTACCCGGCCCCAGCGGAGCAGCGGGTCCCTGTCGACGTCACCTACGTCACCCGTACCTACGAGCGCGACGCCCGGCATCTCGGCGGTCTGCTCGGCGCGCTGACCAATGCCGTGCCCGGCCGCCCACGCACCGGCATCGTCGCTGCGCAGGAGGACGGCCGCTTCGCGGTGGCGCTCAGCGGGATGCTCGGTGAGCAGCCTCCGCTGGACGACGAGGGCTTCACGCGGTTCGCCGAGTCCCTGGGCATGCCGGTGATCAGCCGGTTGGTGCGCGACGCTGCCCCCGTGGGCAGTCCGGCACGGATGCGCTTTCCGGCGAGCGTGCGCCGGCGCTATGAGCGACTGCGCCGCTTCCCGCTCGGCTATCTGGTGGTCGGCGACGCCATCTGCAGTTTCAACCCTTTGTACGGCCAGGGCATGACGGTCGCCGCCACCGAGGGACTGCTGCTGCGCTCGCTCCTGCAAGGCGGCCCGGATCGGCTGGCACGGCGCTTCTTCCGCGGCGCGGGGAAGCTGATCGACGGCCCGTGGTCCATTGCGGTCGGCACGGACTTGCGCTTCCCGGAGGTGCCAGGGCCGCGCTCGCCGCGGGTACGGCTGATCAATGCGTACGTGCACCGGCTTCACGCGGCCGCCCGCACCGACGCCGTGCTCGGAGCCGCCTTCCTGCGCGTGCTCAACCTCGTGGACCCGCCGACCCGGCTGCTGCGCCCCGCGATCGTGCGCCGGGTGTTCCGGGCGCGGCTGCGCAGGAGCGACGATTGA
- a CDS encoding TetR/AcrR family transcriptional regulator: protein MTRTRLTAGERHERLLTAAVAAFARGGCAGTTADRVVRLAGVSQPYVIRLAGSKQALFLAALTRATDRVEQCLRDSAAERADAERLGAAYDDLLAERVSVAVLLHGFVAGADPAIRPTVRGCLARIYRTVRELTGADEDEACRILAMAMLVTTLSAMRIIGPDSVAREPWMTELIGGLDVKRTGSLCSSMPVLPMAGLCSSDLLMTVLSGRCGGIFHAADLCRAGWARPDRPGGSRVRPGPCCERRAATERRGGAAVRCRWRRCGPRRARDERLRRP from the coding sequence TTGACCAGAACCCGCCTGACCGCCGGAGAGCGCCACGAGCGGCTGCTGACTGCCGCGGTCGCTGCCTTCGCCCGGGGCGGCTGTGCCGGTACCACCGCAGATCGGGTGGTCCGGTTGGCCGGCGTCTCGCAGCCGTACGTGATCCGGCTCGCCGGCTCGAAGCAGGCGCTGTTCCTGGCCGCCCTCACCCGCGCCACCGACCGGGTGGAGCAGTGCTTGCGCGACTCCGCCGCCGAGCGTGCCGATGCGGAGCGACTCGGTGCCGCCTACGACGATCTGCTGGCCGAGCGGGTATCTGTCGCGGTTCTGCTGCACGGTTTCGTGGCCGGCGCCGACCCGGCCATCCGGCCGACGGTGCGCGGCTGTCTCGCCCGGATCTACCGCACGGTCCGCGAGCTGACCGGCGCTGATGAGGATGAGGCCTGCCGCATTCTCGCGATGGCCATGCTCGTCACCACCCTGAGCGCGATGCGGATCATCGGACCGGACTCGGTGGCGCGCGAGCCGTGGATGACCGAGCTGATCGGCGGACTGGATGTGAAGCGGACCGGCTCGCTCTGCAGTTCCATGCCCGTCCTTCCGATGGCGGGTTTGTGCAGTTCAGACCTGTTGATGACGGTACTGAGCGGAAGGTGTGGCGGCATCTTCCATGCTGCGGACTTGTGCCGCGCGGGATGGGCCCGGCCGGACCGGCCCGGGGGAAGCCGGGTCAGGCCGGGCCCCTGCTGCGAGCGCCGGGCAGCTACTGAGCGGCGCGGTGGTGCAGCAGTACGTTGCCGCTGGCGAAGGTGCGGGCCTCGACGAGCTCGAGACGAACGCCTTCGACGTCCTTGA
- a CDS encoding dihydrofolate reductase family protein, whose product MRKIFMFNRMSIDGAYAAADGNMNWFVQDPEVDMAIHAMMQPDTVLFGRSTYQLFEAVWPAMADNPHAPEGARMMARELNEMTKVVFSSTLDKLEWVNSRLAEQDLLSEVKSLRESDGGDVVIFGSGTIVQQLSQARLIDDYLIALTPVTLGNGKPLFKDVEGVRLELVEARTFASGNVLLHHRAAQ is encoded by the coding sequence ATGCGCAAGATCTTCATGTTCAACCGGATGTCCATCGACGGCGCGTACGCGGCCGCCGACGGGAACATGAACTGGTTCGTCCAGGACCCCGAGGTCGACATGGCGATCCACGCCATGATGCAGCCCGACACGGTGCTGTTCGGACGTAGCACGTACCAGCTGTTCGAAGCGGTCTGGCCGGCCATGGCCGACAACCCGCACGCCCCCGAGGGCGCGCGCATGATGGCCCGGGAACTCAACGAGATGACCAAGGTGGTGTTCAGCTCCACCCTGGACAAGCTCGAGTGGGTGAACTCGCGGCTCGCCGAGCAGGACCTGCTCTCCGAGGTCAAGAGCCTGCGGGAGAGCGACGGCGGTGACGTGGTGATCTTCGGCAGCGGCACGATCGTGCAGCAGCTGTCGCAGGCGCGACTGATCGACGACTACCTCATCGCGCTCACCCCGGTCACCCTGGGCAACGGCAAGCCGCTCTTCAAGGACGTCGAAGGCGTTCGTCTCGAGCTCGTCGAGGCCCGCACCTTCGCCAGCGGCAACGTACTGCTGCACCACCGCGCCGCTCAGTAG
- a CDS encoding PucC family protein has product MLPGMLVFGLFAGMVGPAIANAALHEVTGQDAGLASGVQQAVQQVGSGLGLAVLMMLALRHSGGDAASLDNAALTDGYVLAFRVAAGVLIVAAVLVLTLMERVSSQPRMAHAEV; this is encoded by the coding sequence GTGCTGCCCGGCATGCTCGTGTTCGGCCTGTTCGCCGGCATGGTCGGCCCGGCCATCGCCAACGCGGCCCTGCACGAGGTCACCGGCCAGGACGCCGGCCTCGCCTCGGGCGTGCAGCAGGCGGTGCAGCAGGTCGGTAGCGGCCTGGGTCTCGCGGTGCTAATGATGCTGGCACTGCGGCACTCGGGCGGCGACGCCGCCTCGCTGGACAACGCCGCTCTGACGGACGGGTACGTGCTGGCCTTCCGGGTGGCCGCCGGCGTACTGATCGTCGCCGCCGTGCTGGTGCTCACCCTGATGGAGCGGGTCTCCTCGCAACCGCGCATGGCACACGCCGAGGTCTGA
- a CDS encoding YciI family protein, translating into MKYLILIYNNEQTRQIWEGLSGAERAEGMQAHMSLVEDLSESGEFIVMEALADPAKSKTVSVRDGRPVSSDGPFAEVKEYLVGFYLVECENIDRAVEHAARIPEAAMGLVEVRPVLARGATEM; encoded by the coding sequence GTGAAGTACTTGATCCTGATCTACAACAACGAGCAGACCAGGCAGATCTGGGAGGGCTTGTCCGGTGCTGAGCGGGCGGAGGGCATGCAGGCCCACATGTCGCTCGTCGAAGATCTGTCCGAATCCGGGGAGTTCATCGTCATGGAGGCGCTCGCCGACCCGGCGAAGTCCAAGACGGTCAGCGTGCGTGACGGCCGCCCGGTGAGCAGCGACGGCCCGTTCGCCGAGGTGAAGGAATACCTCGTCGGCTTCTACCTGGTCGAGTGCGAGAACATCGACCGGGCGGTCGAGCACGCCGCACGAATCCCGGAAGCCGCCATGGGCCTGGTCGAGGTGCGGCCGGTGCTGGCGCGCGGCGCGACGGAGATGTGA
- a CDS encoding RNA polymerase sigma factor, whose product MENVLRECAPVVLATLIRRHGNFGMCEDAVQEALLAAAMQWPVEGIPANPEGWLTTVASRRWIELWRNDVARRRREETAAALAPVDTGTGGEVDDTLTLFLLCCHPSLSRASQIALTLRAVGGLTTAEVARALLVPEPTVAQRISRAKQRIKADGVTFSMPAPSERAARVATVLQVLYLIFNEGYTASSGPALSRADLTTEAIRLTRQMHHLLPGDGEVAGLLALMLLTDARRPARTAPDGSTVPLAEQDRHRWDRALIEEGVRLITRTLEHAPLGPYQVQAAIAAIHDEAADAADTDWAQILGLYNILQRLAPGPMVTLNRVVAVAMTYGPDRGLGELARAEQVPALVGHYRTHAVRGYLLEETGDREAARAQYEIAARQTLSIPEQRYLRERAARLARGAATVR is encoded by the coding sequence ATGGAGAACGTGCTCCGCGAGTGCGCACCGGTCGTACTCGCCACGCTGATCCGACGACACGGCAACTTCGGCATGTGCGAGGATGCCGTGCAGGAGGCGTTGCTGGCCGCCGCGATGCAGTGGCCGGTGGAGGGCATCCCGGCCAACCCCGAGGGGTGGCTGACGACTGTCGCGTCGCGCCGCTGGATCGAGCTGTGGCGCAACGACGTCGCCCGCAGACGGCGGGAGGAGACCGCCGCCGCTCTCGCCCCTGTGGACACCGGGACGGGCGGCGAGGTCGACGACACCCTGACGCTGTTTCTCCTCTGCTGCCACCCGTCGCTGTCGCGGGCCTCGCAGATCGCGCTCACCCTTCGCGCCGTCGGCGGGCTCACCACCGCCGAGGTGGCCCGGGCGCTGCTGGTGCCCGAACCCACGGTGGCGCAGCGGATCAGCCGGGCCAAACAGCGGATCAAGGCCGACGGCGTGACCTTCTCCATGCCGGCGCCCTCGGAACGGGCTGCCCGGGTCGCCACCGTTCTGCAGGTCCTCTACCTGATCTTCAACGAGGGATACACGGCCAGCTCCGGACCGGCACTGAGCCGCGCCGACCTCACCACCGAGGCGATCCGGCTGACCCGCCAGATGCACCATCTGCTGCCCGGTGACGGGGAGGTGGCCGGACTGCTGGCGCTGATGCTGCTCACCGACGCCCGCCGACCGGCGCGTACCGCGCCCGACGGCAGCACGGTGCCGCTCGCGGAACAGGATCGCCACCGGTGGGACCGGGCCCTCATCGAGGAGGGCGTCCGGCTGATCACCCGCACCCTGGAACACGCGCCGCTGGGTCCCTACCAGGTGCAGGCGGCGATCGCCGCCATACACGACGAGGCGGCCGACGCCGCCGACACCGACTGGGCGCAGATCCTCGGCCTCTACAACATCCTCCAGCGGCTCGCGCCCGGCCCGATGGTCACCCTCAACCGGGTCGTCGCGGTCGCCATGACGTACGGGCCGGATCGGGGACTCGGCGAGCTGGCCCGCGCCGAGCAGGTCCCGGCTCTCGTCGGGCACTACCGCACCCACGCCGTACGTGGGTACCTGCTCGAGGAGACCGGCGACCGGGAGGCGGCCCGCGCCCAGTACGAGATCGCCGCGCGGCAGACGCTCAGCATCCCGGAGCAGCGATACCTGCGGGAGCGGGCCGCCCGCCTGGCCCGCGGGGCTGCCACGGTGCGGTGA
- a CDS encoding LIC_13387 family protein, producing the protein MIVQDRLRRRERTAARVGGWAFVLTGVGHVTLASLLTSTGDVLAVERQMQQARFPMTPSHSVADLMQGFSVAMSILLVAVGASILLMTRRGRAAEQAQLALMLALSLALLITALLLLPAPPIVLMTISSVAFAVALDASRRAHTSSSRGASPTTAER; encoded by the coding sequence ATGATCGTTCAAGACAGGTTGCGTCGTCGCGAGAGGACGGCAGCGCGCGTCGGTGGGTGGGCCTTCGTGCTGACCGGAGTCGGTCACGTCACCCTGGCGAGCCTCCTGACGTCCACAGGTGACGTGCTCGCTGTCGAGCGCCAGATGCAGCAGGCGCGCTTCCCCATGACCCCGAGTCACAGCGTCGCCGACCTCATGCAGGGCTTCAGCGTCGCCATGTCCATTCTGCTGGTGGCCGTGGGTGCATCGATACTGCTCATGACGCGCCGCGGCCGGGCCGCAGAGCAGGCGCAACTCGCCCTCATGCTCGCGCTGTCCCTCGCGCTGCTGATCACGGCGCTGCTGCTGCTACCTGCTCCCCCGATCGTCCTCATGACCATCTCATCCGTAGCGTTCGCGGTAGCGCTGGATGCGTCGCGTCGTGCGCACACCTCGAGCTCTCGCGGTGCCAGTCCGACAACGGCAGAACGGTAG
- a CDS encoding TetR/AcrR family transcriptional regulator — MSTERLSAIADAGLRLIAREGLRGLTHRAVDAEVGLPAGSTSYYFRKRDDLVTACVRRLVEIDLLEIAATGIADRAMTADQLADMGADLMWHWITVDAHRHLARYELLLHSRRRPELAAELLDAGDRLRVAMAAMLETQNCAQPASTAAWFVSCIDGVVLDQLTGPGQRRMSRSDLRAFAITLVRAALADPDGR, encoded by the coding sequence ATGTCAACTGAGCGACTGTCAGCGATCGCGGACGCCGGACTGCGGTTGATCGCGCGGGAAGGACTCCGCGGCCTGACGCACCGAGCGGTCGACGCCGAGGTCGGACTGCCGGCCGGATCGACCAGCTACTACTTCCGCAAGCGCGATGACCTCGTGACCGCGTGCGTGCGACGCCTGGTCGAGATCGACCTGCTCGAGATTGCGGCTACCGGCATCGCCGATCGTGCGATGACCGCCGACCAACTCGCGGACATGGGCGCCGACCTGATGTGGCACTGGATCACCGTTGACGCGCACCGCCACCTGGCCCGCTACGAACTGCTCCTGCACTCGCGCCGGCGCCCGGAGCTGGCGGCGGAACTGCTCGACGCGGGAGACAGGCTGAGGGTGGCCATGGCTGCCATGCTCGAGACCCAGAACTGCGCCCAGCCCGCATCGACCGCCGCCTGGTTCGTGAGCTGCATCGACGGTGTGGTGCTGGACCAGCTGACCGGACCAGGCCAACGCCGGATGTCCCGATCCGACCTGCGCGCCTTCGCGATAACCCTCGTCCGCGCAGCGCTCGCCGACCCCGACGGCAGATGA